One window of Candidatus Methanoperedens sp. genomic DNA carries:
- a CDS encoding nucleotide sugar dehydrogenase, with protein sequence MGTGQTMKICVFGLWHLGSVIASCLAEKGFEVVGLDSDSNRIKDLQKGIPPIFEPGLEDLIKKSLANKKLVFTTDEKIALDKTNIVWVAFDTPVDEADRADVDYVIDRVKKLFVHLESGMIVLISSQLPVRSTRQLQDDFFKQYPKKKLIFAYSPENLRLGRAIESFTKPERIVVGLRNNQGKEKLEAIFKLYCNNIEWMSVESAEMTKHGLNAFLATSISFINELAILCEKVGADAREVERGLKSDPRIGIKSYLKAGAAFAGGTLARDVVFLDTIGRLLSISTPLITAVNVSNQEHKMWSLNKLRTELGNLNDKTVAVLGLTYKPGTNTLRRSSSIELCENLVKYGVIIKCHDPSLKKLPKDYEEKFNFSSSITDTLKGAEALVVATEWPDYKTLSIDDILQNMRKPIVIDANRFLDKNLGEDQRICYFAVGRPLKTEGYPKCN encoded by the coding sequence ATGGGTACTGGGCAGACAATGAAAATTTGCGTATTTGGTTTATGGCACCTTGGTTCTGTAATTGCTTCGTGCCTGGCTGAGAAAGGGTTTGAAGTCGTTGGGCTTGACTCAGATTCAAATAGAATCAAGGATTTGCAGAAGGGGATTCCGCCAATATTTGAACCGGGATTAGAGGATTTAATTAAAAAAAGCTTGGCAAATAAAAAACTTGTTTTTACTACAGATGAGAAAATTGCTTTAGATAAAACCAATATAGTATGGGTAGCATTTGACACACCAGTGGATGAAGCAGACAGAGCAGACGTTGATTATGTAATAGATCGAGTCAAGAAATTATTCGTACATCTGGAATCAGGAATGATAGTATTGATTTCATCACAATTACCTGTCAGATCCACTAGGCAACTGCAGGATGACTTTTTTAAACAATATCCGAAGAAAAAATTAATTTTTGCATATTCCCCAGAGAATTTAAGACTGGGCAGAGCGATTGAATCTTTCACAAAACCTGAACGAATCGTGGTCGGTTTACGGAATAATCAGGGAAAGGAAAAACTCGAAGCGATATTCAAGCTTTATTGTAACAATATCGAATGGATGTCGGTGGAGTCTGCTGAAATGACCAAGCATGGTTTAAATGCATTTCTGGCAACATCTATATCTTTTATCAATGAACTTGCAATCCTGTGTGAAAAAGTAGGTGCTGATGCACGCGAAGTGGAGAGAGGCTTGAAGAGCGATCCGCGTATAGGTATAAAATCATATCTTAAAGCAGGCGCCGCTTTTGCAGGAGGGACTCTTGCAAGAGATGTTGTTTTTCTGGACACAATAGGTAGATTACTATCTATATCAACACCACTAATCACGGCAGTCAACGTAAGTAATCAAGAACATAAGATGTGGTCTTTAAACAAGTTAAGAACAGAACTGGGTAATTTAAATGATAAAACTGTCGCAGTTCTTGGCTTAACTTATAAACCTGGAACGAACACCTTAAGAAGGTCAAGTTCAATTGAACTCTGTGAAAATCTTGTTAAATATGGTGTAATTATAAAGTGCCACGATCCATCTCTTAAAAAACTTCCAAAGGACTATGAAGAAAAATTCAATTTTTCTTCATCAATTACAGATACTCTAAAAGGGGCTGAGGCATTGGTCGTTGCAACAGAATGGCCAGATTATAAAACATTATCTATTGATGATATTCTACAAAATATGCGTAAACCCATTGTAATCGACGCAAACAGGTTTTTGGATAAAAACTTAGGAGAGGATCAACGAATCTGTTATTTTGCGGTTGGTCGCCCACTAAAAACAGAGGGATATCCAAAATGCAATTAA
- a CDS encoding NAD-dependent epimerase/dehydratase family protein produces the protein MKCMVTGGAGFIGSNLVDRLLSTGHHVIAYENFSTGFQKFLSDAVKHNNFKLVRGDLLDLEVLRKSMSGCDFVFHLAANADVRFGTLHPDKDLKQNIIATFNVLEAMRLNGIKKIAFSSTGSVYGEATVIPTPEDAPFPIQTSFYGASKLACEGLIQAYCEGFGFQSWIFRFVSILGERYTHGHVFDFYRKLLENPDRLDILGNGKQKKSYLYVQDCIDAMLLVIEKSGEKVNIFNLGTDEYCEVNNSIEWICSHLNVSPQLVYSGGDRGWIGDNPFIFLDCSKIRRLGWKPKYTIKEGIIKTLTYLEENKWVLGRQ, from the coding sequence ATGAAATGCATGGTGACTGGCGGAGCCGGATTCATCGGAAGTAATCTAGTAGATCGATTATTGAGCACCGGGCACCATGTAATTGCATACGAAAATTTTTCTACTGGTTTTCAAAAGTTTTTGAGCGATGCTGTAAAACATAATAATTTTAAATTGGTTCGTGGAGACCTTTTAGATTTGGAAGTTCTAAGAAAATCTATGTCTGGTTGTGATTTTGTTTTCCATCTGGCAGCAAACGCAGATGTTCGCTTCGGAACATTACATCCAGATAAAGATTTAAAGCAAAACATAATTGCCACTTTTAATGTGCTTGAAGCAATGCGGTTAAACGGTATTAAAAAAATTGCTTTCTCTTCAACTGGTTCTGTCTATGGAGAGGCTACAGTTATTCCAACACCTGAAGATGCCCCATTCCCTATCCAGACATCCTTTTATGGCGCTTCAAAATTGGCTTGCGAAGGTTTGATACAGGCGTATTGCGAAGGATTTGGTTTTCAATCATGGATTTTCCGTTTTGTCTCGATATTGGGAGAACGATATACTCATGGGCATGTGTTTGATTTTTATAGGAAATTATTGGAGAACCCTGATAGGCTTGATATTCTTGGGAATGGCAAGCAGAAAAAATCTTATTTATATGTTCAGGATTGTATAGATGCGATGTTACTTGTAATCGAAAAATCAGGTGAAAAGGTCAACATATTCAATTTAGGAACAGACGAGTATTGCGAAGTCAATAACTCCATCGAATGGATATGTAGTCATCTTAATGTCTCTCCCCAATTGGTTTACTCAGGAGGAGACCGGGGATGGATTGGCGACAATCCTTTCATTTTCTTGGATTGTTCGAAGATACGAAGACTCGGTTGGAAACCTAAATATACAATAAAAGAGGGTATAATAAAAACATTAACTTACCTCGAAGAAAATAAATGGGTACTGGGCAGACAATGA
- a CDS encoding glycosyltransferase family 2 protein — MANRNPLVTILIPTYKRTELLKQAIESVLSQSYKNLQLVILDNASMDETGQIVKHFMDTDKRVVLVENEMNIGVNANFRKSFNYIKGEYFCWLCSDDMMPPGNLEKQVDFLIEHPDIPLVAGTNQVIDKNNNITTPPLVYPQESIVSVRPELDRFLGRRRCWMFSIDGILFRTDYVLCNRIDIGNYLNMDAYFQAEMLLYTENIGFINEPSVIRRYHTEHFDERNINVYFLSWVQMHYQVYEFINRFEYLLMHKGYPVEKYKFKLFIIFCKASLGADRNLSVFCERIAGKLLFDIIHQNIISIFLVPFKIAFTLFYPAYRKYIKK, encoded by the coding sequence ATGGCTAACAGAAATCCTCTCGTCACAATATTAATACCCACATATAAAAGGACTGAATTGCTCAAACAGGCAATTGAAAGCGTATTGAGTCAGTCGTATAAGAATTTGCAGCTTGTAATACTTGATAATGCTTCCATGGATGAGACCGGGCAAATAGTCAAGCACTTCATGGATACAGACAAAAGGGTCGTCCTTGTCGAGAACGAAATGAACATCGGGGTGAATGCCAATTTTCGAAAATCATTTAATTACATTAAAGGCGAGTATTTCTGTTGGCTATGCAGCGATGATATGATGCCTCCTGGCAATCTTGAGAAGCAGGTCGATTTCTTAATTGAACACCCTGATATACCCCTGGTGGCCGGTACCAACCAGGTAATTGATAAAAATAATAATATAACTACGCCGCCTCTAGTTTACCCCCAGGAATCCATAGTCTCGGTAAGACCCGAACTTGACAGGTTCCTTGGCCGTCGCCGCTGCTGGATGTTCAGTATAGACGGCATTTTGTTCAGGACAGATTATGTATTATGCAATAGAATAGATATTGGAAATTACCTCAATATGGATGCATATTTTCAGGCTGAGATGCTATTATATACAGAGAATATTGGTTTCATAAATGAACCCTCAGTTATAAGGAGGTATCATACGGAACATTTTGATGAAAGAAATATTAATGTTTATTTCTTATCATGGGTTCAGATGCATTATCAGGTTTATGAATTTATAAATAGATTCGAATACTTATTAATGCATAAAGGGTATCCAGTTGAAAAGTATAAATTCAAATTGTTTATTATATTTTGTAAAGCAAGCCTTGGTGCTGATCGAAATCTTTCTGTCTTTTGCGAACGAATTGCAGGGAAATTACTTTTCGATATTATTCATCAAAACATAATCTCGATTTTTCTTGTTCCGTTTAAAATAGCATTTACCTTATTCTATCCTGCATACCGTAAGTATATTAAAAAATAA
- a CDS encoding SDR family NAD(P)-dependent oxidoreductase, producing MQLKSKNAVITGSNQGFGKAIAEEFIAQGANVLICARNEQLLESTRLELSKKAAGFQKVYGCQVDVADRESLNRLYKTALKKFGKIDILVNNAGVYGPKGVIEEIDWDEWVEAININLLGTVLACKIFIPHFKNNGHGKIINLSGGGATAPLPRISAYAASKAAVVRFTETIAEELKDTGVEVNCIAPGALNTRLLDEVLEAGLEKVGKTFYERSLVQKQQGGTPLVKGAELCVFLASDKSNGITGKLISAVWDPWDELPEHLEDLKNSDVYTLRRIVPKDRGIDWGDV from the coding sequence ATGCAATTAAAAAGTAAGAACGCGGTAATAACTGGGTCAAATCAAGGATTTGGAAAAGCTATCGCGGAAGAGTTTATAGCTCAGGGAGCAAATGTTTTGATTTGCGCACGTAATGAGCAACTTCTTGAATCTACGAGATTAGAACTTTCAAAAAAAGCTGCAGGATTTCAGAAAGTATATGGGTGCCAGGTTGACGTAGCGGATCGTGAAAGTTTAAATCGGCTTTATAAAACGGCTTTGAAAAAATTTGGCAAGATTGATATTCTGGTAAATAACGCCGGGGTTTATGGTCCAAAAGGCGTTATTGAAGAAATAGATTGGGATGAATGGGTAGAAGCAATAAACATTAACCTATTAGGTACTGTTCTGGCGTGCAAAATTTTTATTCCGCATTTTAAAAACAATGGGCATGGCAAAATAATCAATCTCTCAGGTGGGGGAGCTACTGCCCCGCTGCCCCGTATAAGTGCTTACGCTGCCTCTAAGGCTGCCGTCGTTAGATTCACTGAAACAATTGCTGAAGAATTAAAAGACACTGGTGTGGAAGTTAATTGCATTGCTCCGGGTGCTCTAAATACAAGGTTACTCGATGAGGTTTTAGAAGCAGGTCTGGAAAAAGTTGGAAAAACTTTTTACGAACGTTCTCTCGTTCAAAAACAACAAGGTGGAACGCCGCTGGTTAAAGGTGCTGAATTGTGCGTATTTTTAGCATCAGATAAGAGCAACGGCATCACAGGCAAGTTGATCAGCGCTGTTTGGGACCCATGGGATGAGCTTCCAGAACATCTTGAAGATTTGAAAAATAGCGATGTGTACACGTTAAGGCGTATCGTACCAAAAGATCGGGGTATTGACTGGGGGGACGTTTAA